The following coding sequences lie in one Cronobacter universalis NCTC 9529 genomic window:
- the prfC gene encoding peptide chain release factor 3, producing MTLSPYLQEVAKRRTFAIISHPDAGKTTITEKVLLFGQAIQVAGTVKGRGSSQHAKSDWMEMEKQRGISITTSVMQFPYHDCLVNLLDTPGHEDFSEDTYRTLTAVDCCLMVIDAAKGVEDRTRKLMEVTRLRDTPILTFMNKLDRDIRDPMELLDEVENELKIACAPITWPIGCGKLFKGVYHLYKDETYLYQTGQGHTIQEVRIVKGLDNPELDQAVGDELAAQLRDELELVKGASHEFDRDLFLSGEITPVFFGTALGNFGVDHMLDGLVEWAPAPMPRQTDGRVVEASEEKFSGFVFKIQANMDPKHRDRVAFMRVVSGRYEKGMKLRQVRTGKDVVISDALTFMAGDRSHVEEAYPGDIIGLHNHGTIQIGDTFTQGESMKFTGIPNFAPELFRRIRLKDPLKQKQLLKGLVQLSEEGAVQVFRPLSNNDLIVGAVGVLQFDVVMSRLKSEYSVEAIYESVNVSTARWVECSDAKKFEEFKRKNEIQLALDGGDNLTYIAPTMVNLNLTQERYPDVTFRKTREH from the coding sequence ATGACGTTGTCTCCTTATTTGCAAGAGGTGGCCAAGCGCCGCACTTTTGCCATTATCTCGCACCCGGACGCCGGTAAAACGACGATCACCGAAAAGGTGCTGCTGTTCGGACAGGCGATTCAGGTCGCCGGTACGGTGAAAGGCCGTGGCTCCAGCCAGCACGCCAAATCGGACTGGATGGAAATGGAAAAGCAGCGCGGGATTTCTATTACCACCTCCGTGATGCAGTTCCCTTACCATGACTGTCTCGTTAACCTGCTGGACACCCCGGGCCACGAAGACTTCTCGGAAGATACCTACCGCACGCTGACGGCGGTGGACTGCTGTCTGATGGTTATCGACGCCGCGAAAGGCGTCGAGGATCGCACCCGTAAGCTGATGGAAGTCACCCGTCTGCGCGATACGCCGATCCTGACGTTTATGAACAAACTCGACCGTGACATCCGCGACCCGATGGAACTGCTGGATGAAGTGGAAAACGAGCTGAAGATCGCCTGTGCGCCGATCACCTGGCCGATTGGCTGCGGCAAACTCTTTAAAGGGGTTTATCACCTTTATAAGGACGAAACCTACCTGTACCAGACCGGTCAGGGTCACACCATTCAGGAAGTCCGCATCGTTAAAGGGCTGGACAACCCGGAGCTGGACCAGGCCGTGGGCGACGAACTGGCCGCGCAGCTGCGCGACGAGCTGGAACTGGTGAAAGGCGCCTCGCATGAGTTCGACCGTGACTTGTTCCTGAGCGGTGAAATCACCCCGGTATTCTTCGGGACCGCGCTCGGCAACTTCGGCGTCGATCATATGTTGGATGGCCTGGTGGAGTGGGCGCCTGCGCCGATGCCGCGCCAGACCGATGGCCGCGTGGTGGAAGCAAGCGAAGAGAAGTTCTCCGGTTTCGTGTTTAAAATTCAGGCCAACATGGACCCGAAACACCGCGACCGCGTGGCATTCATGCGCGTGGTGTCCGGCCGCTATGAGAAAGGCATGAAGCTGCGCCAGGTGCGTACCGGTAAAGATGTGGTTATCTCCGACGCGCTGACCTTTATGGCGGGCGACCGTTCGCACGTCGAAGAGGCGTATCCGGGCGATATCATCGGCCTGCACAACCACGGCACCATTCAGATCGGCGACACCTTCACGCAGGGTGAAAGCATGAAGTTCACCGGCATCCCGAACTTCGCCCCGGAACTGTTCCGCCGCATCCGCCTGAAAGATCCGCTCAAGCAGAAACAGCTGCTGAAAGGGCTGGTTCAGCTCTCAGAAGAGGGCGCGGTGCAGGTGTTCCGTCCGCTCTCCAACAACGATCTGATCGTTGGCGCGGTCGGCGTGCTGCAGTTTGACGTGGTCATGTCGCGCCTTAAGAGCGAATACAGCGTTGAGGCGATTTACGAATCGGTCAACGTGTCGACAGCCCGCTGGGTGGAGTGCAGCGACGCGAAAAAATTCGAAGAGTTTAAACGTAAGAACGAGATCCAGCTGGCGCTGGACGGCGGCGATAACCTGACTTACATCGCGCCGACCATGGTCAATCTCAACCTGACGCAGGAACGTTACCCGGATGTGACCTTCCGTAAAACGCGCGAGCACTAA
- the yjjG gene encoding pyrimidine 5'-nucleotidase — protein MKWDWILFDADETLFTFDAFGGLQRMFLDYSVTFTEQDFHEYQAVNKPLWVDYQNGAINALQLQHQRFQGWADRLSVPAGDLNSAFLNAMAEICAPLPGAASLLESLKGKVKLGIITNGFTALQQIRLERTGFRDYFDLLVISEQVGVAKPAPEIFDYALEKMGNPDRSRVLMVGDTAESDILGGINAGLATCWLNHHGRTLPEDIAPTWQVTSLSELEQLLCKQ, from the coding sequence ATGAAGTGGGACTGGATTCTTTTTGACGCTGACGAAACGCTGTTTACTTTCGACGCCTTTGGCGGCCTGCAGCGCATGTTCCTGGACTACAGCGTGACGTTTACCGAGCAGGATTTTCACGAATATCAGGCCGTGAATAAACCGCTGTGGGTCGACTACCAGAACGGCGCCATCAACGCGTTACAGTTGCAGCACCAGCGTTTTCAGGGCTGGGCCGACCGCCTGAGCGTGCCGGCAGGCGATCTGAACAGCGCGTTTTTAAACGCGATGGCGGAGATCTGCGCGCCGCTGCCGGGGGCGGCGTCGCTGCTGGAATCGCTCAAAGGCAAAGTCAAACTGGGCATCATTACCAACGGCTTTACGGCGCTGCAGCAGATCCGTCTTGAGCGCACCGGTTTTCGCGACTATTTTGATTTACTGGTTATCTCCGAACAGGTCGGCGTGGCGAAACCCGCCCCGGAAATCTTCGACTATGCGCTGGAGAAAATGGGCAATCCCGATCGCTCGCGCGTGCTGATGGTGGGCGATACGGCGGAATCCGATATTCTGGGCGGCATCAACGCCGGGCTGGCGACCTGCTGGCTCAACCACCACGGCCGCACGCTGCCGGAAGATATCGCCCCGACCTGGCAGGTCACCTCGTTAAGCGAACTGGAGCAACTGCTGTGTAAACAATGA
- a CDS encoding DUF1328 domain-containing protein, translating to MFRWGIIFLVIALIAAALGFGGLAGTAAGAAKIVFVVGIILFLVSLFMGRRRP from the coding sequence ATGTTTCGTTGGGGCATTATCTTTCTGGTTATCGCGTTGATTGCGGCCGCTCTGGGCTTTGGTGGCCTGGCAGGCACCGCAGCAGGCGCAGCGAAAATCGTATTTGTTGTGGGTATTATTCTGTTCCTGGTTAGCCTTTTTATGGGTCGTCGACGCCCATAG
- a CDS encoding patatin-like phospholipase family protein translates to MGQRIPVTPGSIAPLAVKPFRPGKLAIVCEGGGQRGIFTAGVLDEFMRAQFNPFDFFLGTSAGAQNLSAYVCNQPGYARRVITRFTTSRDFFDPVRFVRGGNLIDLDWLTEVTSARMPLNMGNAMRLFDDGKAFYMCACRRDDYSPGYFAPQEKDWLDIIRASSAIPGFYRPGVDIDGVNYFDGGVSDAIPVREAARLGATTLVVIRTVPSQMYYTPQWFKRMERWLTDSSLQPLLNLVQHHEKTYREIQEFIENPPGRLRVFEISPPRALTSMALGSRLPALMEDYKLGRLCGRYFLATVGKLLVSKPPLRRYGTRPVLPVAEPAAVAAAADVLMPTVPETTIVVPPATVANDALDAPLVKADQANDATFSDEDLA, encoded by the coding sequence GTGGGACAACGTATTCCCGTAACGCCGGGCAGCATAGCGCCGCTGGCGGTGAAACCGTTTCGTCCCGGCAAGCTGGCTATCGTCTGTGAAGGTGGCGGTCAGCGCGGGATCTTTACTGCCGGCGTGCTGGACGAATTCATGCGCGCGCAATTCAACCCGTTCGATTTCTTTCTCGGCACGTCTGCCGGGGCGCAAAACCTCTCGGCGTACGTCTGTAACCAGCCCGGTTACGCCCGGCGCGTCATTACCCGCTTTACCACCTCTCGCGATTTCTTCGACCCGGTGCGCTTTGTGCGCGGCGGCAATCTTATCGATCTCGACTGGCTGACCGAAGTTACGTCGGCCCGTATGCCGCTCAACATGGGCAATGCGATGCGGCTGTTTGACGACGGCAAAGCGTTTTACATGTGCGCGTGCCGTCGCGATGACTACTCGCCCGGCTATTTCGCGCCGCAGGAAAAAGACTGGCTCGATATTATTCGCGCCTCCAGCGCCATTCCAGGTTTTTACCGGCCTGGAGTGGATATTGACGGCGTGAACTACTTCGACGGCGGCGTCAGCGATGCGATTCCGGTACGCGAGGCGGCGCGCCTCGGCGCCACGACGCTGGTGGTTATCCGCACCGTGCCGTCGCAAATGTACTACACGCCGCAATGGTTCAAACGCATGGAGCGCTGGTTGACCGACAGCAGCCTGCAACCTCTGCTCAATCTGGTGCAGCACCATGAAAAAACCTATCGCGAGATTCAGGAATTTATCGAGAATCCGCCCGGCAGGCTGCGCGTTTTTGAAATCTCTCCGCCCCGCGCGCTTACCAGTATGGCGCTCGGCAGCCGTCTTCCGGCGCTGATGGAAGATTACAAACTGGGCCGGCTGTGCGGCCGCTATTTCCTCGCCACCGTGGGCAAACTGCTGGTGAGCAAACCGCCGCTGCGCCGTTATGGCACGCGACCTGTGCTGCCTGTGGCGGAACCGGCCGCGGTGGCCGCGGCGGCTGACGTTCTGATGCCTACCGTACCGGAGACGACTATTGTGGTGCCGCCCGCAACGGTTGCCAACGACGCGCTGGACGCGCCGCTGGTGAAAGCCGATCAGGCGAACGACGCGACATTCAGCGATGAGGATCTGGCATGA
- a CDS encoding metal-dependent hydrolase: protein MTRRFIDTHCHFDFPPFTGAETESLAQAASAGVEHIIVPAVEAARFATVLELAARYPSLWAAIGLHPIVIGNHNDASLALLEHYLQQQADKLVAIGEIGLDLYMENPLFERQEAILDAQLRLAKRYDLPVILHSRRTHDKLAMRLKRHALPCTGVVHGFAGSLQQAQRFVDLGYRIGVGGTITYPRAQKTRDVIAKLPLSALLLETDAPDMPLNGWQGQPNRPERVTGVFDVLCELRPESPDVIAHTVLENTRAIFPRLKM, encoded by the coding sequence ATGACGCGACGCTTTATCGACACCCACTGCCATTTCGACTTCCCGCCCTTTACCGGCGCTGAGACCGAAAGCCTGGCGCAGGCGGCGTCGGCGGGCGTTGAGCATATTATCGTGCCCGCGGTTGAGGCCGCCCGGTTTGCGACGGTGCTGGAGCTTGCGGCGCGTTACCCGTCGCTGTGGGCGGCGATTGGTTTGCATCCCATCGTCATCGGCAATCATAACGACGCGAGTCTGGCGCTGCTGGAGCATTACCTGCAACAGCAGGCGGATAAACTGGTGGCGATAGGCGAGATCGGGCTCGATCTCTATATGGAAAATCCGCTGTTTGAGCGCCAGGAGGCGATTCTGGACGCGCAGTTGCGGCTTGCGAAACGCTATGACCTGCCCGTTATCCTGCATTCGCGCCGCACCCACGATAAGCTCGCGATGCGCCTTAAGCGCCACGCGCTGCCCTGTACCGGCGTGGTGCACGGCTTCGCGGGCAGTCTGCAACAGGCGCAGCGTTTTGTGGATCTCGGCTACCGGATCGGCGTCGGCGGCACCATTACCTACCCGCGCGCGCAAAAGACGCGCGACGTCATCGCAAAACTGCCGCTTTCTGCGCTGCTTCTGGAAACCGACGCGCCGGATATGCCGCTGAACGGCTGGCAGGGGCAGCCGAACCGCCCGGAGCGGGTTACCGGCGTGTTTGACGTCCTCTGCGAGCTGCGCCCCGAGTCGCCTGATGTTATCGCCCACACCGTTCTTGAAAACACCCGCGCGATCTTCCCACGCCTCAAAATGTGA
- the osmY gene encoding molecular chaperone OsmY produces the protein MNKTKISKTLLAVVLGSVMASSSAFAENSAVESTKSTADSAGQKIDSSMNKVGNFMDDSAITAKVKAALVDDEQIKSTDISVKTEKSVVTLSGFVESQAQAEEAVKIAKGVEGVASVSDKLHVRDGKDKSVKGYAGDAATTSEIKAKLLADDIVPSRNVKVETTDGVVQLSGNVESEKQSQRAESIAKAVDGVKSVKNDLKVKS, from the coding sequence ATGAACAAGACTAAGATTTCAAAAACTCTGCTGGCTGTTGTATTGGGTTCTGTCATGGCGTCCTCTTCTGCATTCGCAGAGAACTCCGCCGTTGAAAGCACCAAATCTACCGCGGATAGCGCAGGGCAAAAAATCGATAGCTCTATGAATAAAGTCGGTAACTTCATGGACGATAGCGCCATCACCGCTAAAGTTAAAGCGGCGCTGGTAGATGACGAACAGATTAAGAGCACCGACATCTCTGTAAAAACCGAGAAAAGTGTTGTGACGCTGAGCGGCTTTGTAGAAAGCCAGGCCCAGGCCGAGGAAGCGGTGAAAATCGCCAAAGGCGTTGAGGGCGTCGCTTCTGTAAGCGACAAGCTGCACGTACGCGACGGTAAAGACAAGTCGGTGAAAGGTTATGCGGGCGACGCGGCCACCACCAGCGAAATCAAAGCGAAACTGCTGGCGGATGACATCGTTCCTTCGCGTAATGTGAAAGTCGAAACCACCGACGGTGTGGTGCAGCTTTCCGGTAACGTCGAGTCTGAAAAACAGTCTCAGCGCGCCGAAAGCATCGCAAAAGCAGTTGATGGCGTGAAGAGCGTCAAAAATGATCTAAAAGTGAAGTCGTAA